The following coding sequences are from one Pseudodesulfovibrio sp. S3 window:
- a CDS encoding ABC transporter substrate-binding protein yields MKRFTMLLMIVFVMGMTATSFAGGRLVIYCSNEPFACQAVADEFAKKFDVKVQMTRAGSGSTYAKILAEKDSPKGDVWYAGTLDPHSQAGVNGLLESYESPMLAEIGPEFQNPATSKMYHSTGVYAGVLGYSVNTDVLKEKGLPMPRSWEDLTKPEYKGTIQMASPQSSGTAYTVLATMVQLKGEDAAFEYLTKLHQNVNQYTKSGSAPGKAAARGETMIGIGFLHDHALQKAEGFPLELVVPAEGTGYEIGGLSIIKGCRNLENAKKFVDFMLSAEGQEVPQRVKMFQVPTNINANVPPEAIRLDEVKLIDYDFVKYGSEEMRAHLIDRWVMEIKPLER; encoded by the coding sequence ATGAAGCGGTTTACAATGTTACTCATGATCGTTTTCGTGATGGGCATGACTGCCACCAGTTTTGCCGGAGGACGCCTGGTCATCTATTGTTCCAACGAGCCTTTCGCCTGTCAGGCCGTGGCTGATGAATTCGCCAAAAAATTCGACGTCAAGGTGCAGATGACCCGTGCCGGGTCCGGCTCCACCTATGCCAAGATCCTGGCCGAGAAGGACAGCCCCAAGGGCGATGTCTGGTATGCCGGCACCCTTGATCCCCATTCCCAGGCCGGTGTCAACGGGCTGCTGGAATCCTACGAATCCCCCATGCTGGCTGAAATCGGCCCCGAATTCCAGAATCCGGCCACCAGCAAGATGTACCATTCCACCGGCGTCTATGCCGGGGTGCTCGGCTATTCCGTGAACACCGACGTGCTCAAGGAAAAAGGACTGCCCATGCCCCGCTCCTGGGAAGACCTGACCAAGCCCGAGTACAAGGGCACGATCCAGATGGCCAGCCCGCAAAGCTCCGGCACCGCCTACACCGTCCTGGCCACCATGGTCCAGCTCAAGGGTGAAGACGCTGCCTTCGAATACCTGACCAAGCTGCACCAGAACGTCAACCAGTACACCAAGTCCGGCTCCGCTCCGGGCAAGGCCGCGGCCCGCGGCGAAACCATGATCGGCATCGGCTTCCTGCATGACCACGCCCTCCAGAAGGCTGAAGGCTTTCCCCTGGAACTGGTCGTGCCAGCCGAAGGCACCGGCTACGAGATCGGCGGCCTGTCCATCATCAAGGGCTGCCGCAACCTTGAGAACGCCAAGAAATTCGTGGACTTCATGCTCAGTGCCGAAGGCCAGGAAGTGCCCCAGCGCGTAAAGATGTTCCAGGTTCCCACCAACATAAACGCCAATGTGCCGCCCGAAGCCATCCGCCTGGATGAAGTCAAGCTCATCGACTACGATTTCGTCAAGTACGGCTCCGAAGAAATGCGCGCCCACCTGATCGACCGCTGGGTCATGGAAATCAAGCCGCTGGAACGCTAG